In Frondihabitans sp. PAMC 28766, a genomic segment contains:
- a CDS encoding DUF805 domain-containing protein: MSFPSAPALPAEKPEPPLDRPFYDAPFAAAVKRGFRKYATFSGRASRSEFWWWVLATGVVQLVLSIVTEAFGYDTSTAWQHVGGFQGPGDAINLLSSIFGLAVLVPQLALTWRRLHDVNRSGAWILIGLVPVYGWIVLIAWTCRRPVLAGRRFDLA, encoded by the coding sequence ATGTCGTTTCCATCTGCACCCGCTCTGCCTGCCGAGAAACCTGAGCCGCCCCTCGATCGGCCTTTCTACGACGCTCCCTTCGCGGCTGCCGTGAAGCGTGGATTCCGCAAGTACGCGACCTTCTCGGGCCGCGCCAGTCGCAGCGAGTTCTGGTGGTGGGTGCTCGCGACGGGCGTCGTCCAGCTCGTGTTATCGATCGTCACCGAGGCTTTCGGCTATGACACGTCGACCGCCTGGCAGCATGTCGGCGGCTTCCAAGGCCCCGGCGACGCGATCAACCTGCTGAGCTCGATCTTCGGTCTGGCCGTGCTGGTGCCCCAACTCGCTCTCACCTGGCGGCGGTTGCACGATGTGAACCGCAGCGGTGCCTGGATCCTGATCGGTTTGGTGCCCGTCTACGGCTGGATCGTGCTGATCGCGTGGACGTGTCGGCGCCCCGTGCTCGCCGGGCGTCGATTCGACCTTGCGTGA
- a CDS encoding SDR family oxidoreductase, which translates to MTSSAITDLTTQTALVTGANRGIGRQFVLELLERGVDKVYAAARRPETLEFDDARVVPVQLDLTDHASVVAVAKSAQDVTILVNNAGISTGAGLVTGDLGAIRREMDTHFWGTLDVIREFAPVLAANGGGAIVNVLSALSWFAANGSGGYSAAKAAEWNMTNGVRLELASQGTLVQGVLLGAADTDIAAGYDGPKIDPRDVPRKVLDGLAIGSIEVIVDDWTAMVKASLAGDPAAFYAQMEQVLAG; encoded by the coding sequence ATGACCTCCTCTGCAATCACCGACCTCACGACCCAGACGGCCCTCGTCACCGGTGCCAATCGCGGCATCGGCCGCCAGTTCGTGCTCGAACTGCTCGAGCGCGGCGTCGACAAGGTCTACGCGGCGGCCCGCCGGCCCGAGACCCTCGAATTCGACGACGCGCGAGTCGTGCCCGTGCAGCTCGACCTCACCGATCACGCGTCGGTCGTGGCGGTCGCGAAATCGGCGCAGGATGTCACGATCCTGGTCAACAACGCCGGGATCTCGACGGGCGCGGGTCTGGTGACCGGCGACCTCGGCGCCATCCGGCGCGAGATGGACACGCATTTCTGGGGCACGCTCGACGTGATCCGTGAGTTCGCGCCCGTGCTCGCGGCGAACGGTGGCGGGGCGATCGTGAACGTGCTGTCGGCGCTCTCGTGGTTCGCGGCCAACGGCAGCGGCGGCTACTCGGCGGCGAAAGCGGCCGAGTGGAACATGACGAACGGCGTCCGCCTTGAACTCGCCTCGCAGGGCACTCTGGTGCAGGGCGTGCTGCTGGGCGCGGCGGACACCGACATCGCGGCCGGCTACGACGGGCCGAAGATCGACCCGCGCGACGTGCCGCGGAAGGTGCTCGACGGGCTGGCGATCGGATCGATCGAGGTCATCGTCGACGACTGGACGGCCATGGTCAAGGCGTCGCTCGCCGGCGACCCGGCGGCGTTTTACGCGCAGATGGAGCAGGTGCTGGCGGGCTGA
- a CDS encoding SDR family NAD(P)-dependent oxidoreductase, with translation MTVFLPEPARVDDHTIVITGASSGVGRAAARALSRLGATVAVVGRNPERTRAVASEIGAKPYIADFTDLGAVRSLADELLTDLPKIHVLANNAGGTFTTRTPTKDGYDVTFQSNHLSPFLLTTLLLPRLLETAQDATPGTVRIIQTSSGANAFGKVVLDDLDNHRGPWVNGFRAYCASKLENVLFTRELARRLRGTNVSAYAFHPGFVASAFGGGSAFVELGQKLAAITPEEGAEPLVRLAAATTVPAPSGNYFDRLKAPGRVARQANDGRLAAELWAGSELRAGVRSPV, from the coding sequence ATGACTGTCTTCCTGCCGGAGCCCGCCCGCGTCGACGACCACACCATCGTGATCACGGGGGCCAGCTCGGGCGTCGGCCGTGCGGCCGCCCGCGCCCTGTCGCGGTTGGGCGCCACCGTCGCGGTCGTGGGCCGCAACCCCGAGCGGACGAGAGCGGTCGCGTCGGAGATCGGCGCGAAACCGTACATCGCCGACTTCACCGACCTCGGCGCCGTCCGCTCGCTCGCCGACGAGCTCCTCACCGACCTGCCGAAGATTCACGTTCTCGCCAACAACGCCGGCGGCACGTTCACGACCCGCACACCCACGAAGGACGGCTACGACGTCACCTTCCAGAGCAACCATCTCTCTCCCTTCCTGCTGACCACGCTCTTGCTGCCTCGCCTCCTCGAAACGGCGCAGGATGCCACGCCCGGCACGGTGCGCATCATCCAGACCTCGAGTGGTGCCAACGCCTTCGGCAAGGTCGTGCTCGACGACCTCGACAACCACCGCGGCCCGTGGGTGAACGGTTTTCGCGCCTACTGCGCGAGCAAGCTCGAGAACGTCCTCTTCACCCGTGAACTGGCGCGCCGACTCCGCGGCACGAACGTCAGCGCCTATGCCTTCCACCCGGGCTTCGTCGCCTCCGCTTTCGGCGGCGGCAGCGCCTTCGTCGAGCTCGGCCAGAAGCTCGCCGCCATCACGCCCGAGGAGGGTGCCGAGCCGCTGGTGCGCCTCGCCGCGGCCACGACCGTCCCGGCGCCGAGCGGCAACTACTTCGACCGTCTGAAGGCACCGGGCCGCGTCGCCCGGCAGGCGAACGACGGCCGGCTCGCCGCCGAGCTGTGGGCGGGCAGTGAGTTGCGCGCCGGGGTCCGCAGCCCCGTCTGA
- a CDS encoding MerR family transcriptional regulator — protein MRIGDVAHRAGVSARALRYYEEQGLLTSERTASGQRTYAESAVEKVQLIQQFFAAGLASRTIAQLLPCVDTGTSSPEVFDLLGQNAPGSPRRWRRWPPRATPSIE, from the coding sequence ATGCGAATCGGCGATGTCGCGCACCGTGCCGGGGTCAGCGCCCGCGCTCTGCGGTATTACGAGGAGCAGGGGCTGCTGACCTCGGAGCGCACCGCCTCGGGCCAACGCACGTATGCCGAGTCGGCTGTCGAGAAGGTGCAGCTGATCCAGCAATTCTTCGCCGCCGGCCTTGCCAGTCGCACCATTGCGCAGCTGCTGCCGTGCGTCGACACCGGCACATCGTCGCCCGAGGTCTTCGACCTGCTCGGGCAGAACGCGCCCGGATCACCGAGACGATGGCGTCGCTGGCCGCCGCGCGCGACGCCCTCGATCGAATGA
- a CDS encoding ABC transporter ATP-binding protein: MTAAPEAAITVRRLTKTYGAHAAVDDVSFTARPGAVTALLGPNGSGKSTTMRLMLGLARADSGEVLFGSSTYDELVNPAADVGILLDASAQHTGRSVRESVELAGLMCGASRQRVRQCLATVGLADVSSRKVGALSLGMRQRLGLAIALLGAPKILLLDEPGNGLDPEGLAWLNEFLSRFARAGGTVLVSSHHLAEIEAIADDLVVLDRGQAKYAGPARDFGGANDTRGCRASSVNDEALLAAAAERGIPVEAAAGGGVVADVEPEVLGRLSVETGVALTSLARIAPSLQQYFLDTTSGEFQGRHDDLMALSKAPEVP; encoded by the coding sequence ATGACCGCAGCTCCCGAGGCGGCGATCACAGTTCGGCGGCTCACCAAGACGTACGGCGCACACGCTGCGGTCGACGATGTGTCCTTCACCGCCAGGCCGGGCGCCGTGACGGCCCTGCTGGGGCCCAACGGCTCGGGTAAGTCGACGACGATGCGACTCATGCTGGGGCTGGCGCGGGCCGACAGCGGGGAGGTGCTCTTCGGCAGTTCGACCTACGACGAGTTGGTGAACCCCGCGGCCGACGTCGGGATCCTGCTCGATGCCAGCGCTCAGCACACCGGTCGCAGTGTCCGAGAGAGCGTCGAGCTTGCCGGCTTGATGTGCGGCGCATCGAGACAGCGGGTGCGGCAATGTCTGGCCACCGTCGGGCTCGCCGACGTGTCGAGTCGCAAAGTGGGTGCTCTGTCGTTGGGCATGCGGCAGCGGCTCGGGCTGGCGATAGCCCTGCTCGGCGCGCCGAAGATCCTCCTGCTCGACGAGCCGGGCAACGGCCTCGACCCCGAAGGGCTGGCCTGGCTCAACGAGTTCCTCTCGAGGTTCGCTCGTGCCGGGGGGACCGTCCTGGTCTCCAGCCACCACCTCGCCGAGATCGAAGCAATCGCCGACGATCTGGTCGTGCTCGACCGAGGTCAGGCGAAGTACGCGGGGCCGGCACGCGACTTTGGCGGGGCGAATGACACCAGAGGATGCCGGGCGAGCTCCGTCAACGACGAGGCCCTGCTCGCTGCTGCGGCCGAACGCGGCATTCCCGTCGAGGCGGCGGCCGGCGGGGGAGTCGTCGCGGATGTCGAGCCCGAGGTGCTCGGCCGCCTGTCCGTCGAAACCGGCGTCGCTCTGACATCGCTGGCCCGCATCGCACCGAGTCTCCAGCAGTACTTCCTCGACACCACGAGCGGCGAATTCCAGGGGCGTCACGACGACCTCATGGCCCTGTCGAAAGCACCGGAGGTGCCGTGA
- a CDS encoding polysaccharide pyruvyl transferase family protein: MRIVAIGDIGVVDDMIHIGDEAMFEEFATQVSRRGVAGITALSVNPRETQARYGVAALQNLGFSPAAVGDRAGMVSRFDRVLRTAGGATGLLSADDSAHVVIAAVRDADGVAITGGGNMASIWPMHVFERACLGRLAALFGKPLVVSGQTIGPELDGDDRSLVGSLLSSARLVGLRESASARLVQDLGVPAGITQGTIDDASFVGAGAPASGAVGGGPASGAVGVPASGPVGDGGAPEAMRPYLLVTLARHLNGVDPAAFATSLAALLDRVASPAGLEIVFLAHFASLVAGDERGDSVEHRRVIDALVALGSDVPWRIEPTTTSTAAASVAREASLVITSRYHPAVFAVAAGVPTVGIAVDDYTTVKLTGALGNFGQDAVVTATGIVDGSAATTVLDAWGARVAIQSSWESRIDAARTASDAWWDRVAAALAR, translated from the coding sequence GTGAGAATCGTCGCCATCGGAGACATCGGCGTCGTCGACGACATGATCCACATCGGAGACGAGGCCATGTTCGAGGAGTTCGCGACGCAGGTCTCGCGGCGCGGGGTCGCGGGAATCACCGCCCTCTCGGTGAACCCTCGGGAGACGCAGGCGCGCTACGGTGTCGCCGCCCTGCAGAACCTCGGCTTCTCGCCCGCGGCCGTCGGCGACCGCGCCGGCATGGTGTCGCGATTCGACCGGGTGCTGCGGACCGCCGGCGGCGCGACCGGGCTGCTGTCGGCCGACGACTCGGCGCACGTCGTGATCGCCGCGGTGCGCGACGCCGACGGTGTCGCCATCACCGGCGGCGGCAACATGGCCTCGATCTGGCCGATGCACGTCTTCGAGCGGGCCTGCCTCGGGCGCCTCGCGGCGCTGTTCGGCAAGCCCCTCGTGGTCAGCGGGCAGACGATCGGGCCCGAGCTCGACGGCGACGACCGCTCGCTCGTGGGTTCGCTTCTCTCGTCGGCGCGGCTCGTCGGGCTGCGCGAGAGCGCGTCCGCGCGCCTGGTGCAGGATCTCGGGGTGCCGGCCGGTATCACGCAGGGCACGATCGACGATGCGAGCTTCGTCGGGGCGGGCGCGCCCGCGTCCGGAGCGGTCGGCGGCGGCCCCGCGTCCGGAGCGGTTGGCGTGCCCGCGTCGGGCCCGGTGGGCGACGGCGGGGCTCCCGAGGCGATGCGGCCGTACCTTCTCGTCACGCTCGCTCGGCACCTCAACGGAGTCGACCCAGCCGCTTTTGCGACGTCACTGGCCGCCCTGCTCGACCGCGTCGCATCCCCGGCCGGGCTGGAGATCGTCTTTCTCGCGCACTTCGCCTCCCTCGTCGCCGGTGACGAGCGCGGCGACTCGGTCGAGCACCGCCGCGTGATCGACGCCCTCGTCGCGCTCGGCTCGGACGTGCCGTGGCGCATCGAGCCCACGACGACCTCGACCGCCGCCGCTTCGGTGGCGCGTGAGGCTTCGCTCGTCATCACGAGCCGCTACCACCCCGCGGTCTTCGCCGTGGCAGCAGGCGTACCGACCGTCGGCATCGCCGTCGACGACTACACCACCGTGAAGCTGACCGGGGCACTCGGCAATTTCGGCCAGGATGCCGTCGTCACGGCGACCGGGATCGTCGACGGCTCGGCCGCGACAACGGTGCTCGACGCGTGGGGTGCCCGGGTTGCGATCCAGTCGTCGTGGGAGTCTCGCATCGACGCCGCACGCACGGCCTCCGATGCCTGGTGGGATCGCGTGGCGGCGGCTCTCGCCCGCTGA
- a CDS encoding carboxylesterase/lipase family protein, which produces MPLAQPRTPTDSRIAPELVSPDLIAEVTGGSIRGLREGVLRSWRGVPYAAAPVGSLRFRAPAPVVPWEDLRDATDFGPIAPQSVRRRVQAGPAFTPIDEDCLTLNVQTPLSASEVAAGTTLPVMIFIHGGGYMAGSSRDFSGQGESFTLTGRTVYVSFNYRLGPLGYLDFTRYATDEHPIDSNLGLRDQVAVLDWVRQNIAQFGGDPANVTIFGESAGGNAVTTLLGVPAARGLFARAIAQSSPPSAVFPARLAAEWAGEYLDLLREHVATVPSRSPSSSSSSSSQLRGDSAAAPSSGASDRGSSDDVLDAAPEAPRDPADLLFAADVAELLAASHGLQRTVPDLYPGTFCLAPTVDGDFLPEHPMRAVREGRGAKVPLIVGTNAREGAVFRGPLDILPTTAPRIGGMFGRAPSRSKRPMHDVYPGLPKRHDSLDFGGDYAFWYPSTLLADWHSRHAPTHAYRFDFAPRLLKLTGIDATHGVELFTLFDAFDLPLVRAMTALGGREVYAAAGQRMRSAWLQFASDGSLPSRWPAYDESARATLIIDEHDRVEQDPRRERRLAWKAFLPIFENLW; this is translated from the coding sequence ATGCCCCTGGCTCAGCCCCGCACCCCGACCGACTCCCGCATCGCCCCGGAGCTCGTCTCCCCCGACCTCATCGCGGAGGTGACCGGCGGTTCGATCCGCGGTCTGCGCGAGGGCGTGTTGCGGTCGTGGCGCGGAGTTCCGTACGCGGCGGCGCCCGTCGGCTCGCTGCGGTTCCGTGCGCCCGCCCCGGTCGTGCCGTGGGAGGATCTTCGCGACGCCACCGATTTCGGCCCGATCGCCCCGCAGTCTGTGCGTCGACGCGTGCAGGCCGGCCCAGCCTTCACCCCGATCGACGAGGACTGCCTCACCCTCAACGTCCAGACCCCGCTCTCGGCGTCAGAGGTCGCCGCGGGCACGACCCTGCCGGTCATGATCTTCATCCACGGCGGCGGCTACATGGCCGGGTCGTCGCGCGACTTCTCGGGCCAGGGCGAGAGCTTCACGCTCACGGGACGCACGGTCTACGTGAGCTTCAACTACCGGCTCGGGCCGTTGGGCTACCTCGACTTCACCCGCTATGCCACCGACGAGCACCCGATCGACTCGAACCTCGGCCTGCGCGACCAGGTCGCCGTGCTCGACTGGGTGCGGCAGAACATCGCGCAGTTCGGCGGCGACCCGGCGAATGTGACCATCTTCGGCGAGTCGGCGGGCGGCAACGCCGTCACGACGCTGCTCGGGGTGCCGGCAGCGCGGGGCCTGTTCGCCCGGGCCATCGCCCAGTCGTCGCCCCCGTCGGCGGTGTTCCCGGCGAGGCTCGCCGCCGAGTGGGCCGGCGAGTACCTGGACTTGTTGCGAGAGCACGTCGCCACAGTTCCCTCCCGTTCCCCTTCCTCCTCCTCGTCTTCCTCCTCCCAATTGCGAGGAGATTCTGCCGCCGCGCCCTCTTCTGGCGCATCAGACCGCGGCTCGAGCGACGATGTCCTCGATGCTGCACCGGAAGCGCCCCGGGATCCTGCCGACCTGCTCTTCGCAGCGGATGTCGCCGAGCTGCTCGCCGCGTCGCACGGCCTGCAGCGCACCGTGCCCGACCTGTACCCCGGCACGTTCTGCCTGGCGCCGACGGTCGACGGCGACTTCCTCCCCGAGCACCCGATGCGCGCCGTGCGGGAGGGCCGGGGGGCGAAGGTGCCGCTCATCGTCGGCACGAACGCTCGGGAGGGCGCCGTCTTCCGGGGCCCGCTCGACATCCTGCCCACCACCGCGCCCCGCATCGGCGGGATGTTCGGCCGAGCCCCGTCGCGTTCGAAGCGCCCGATGCACGACGTGTATCCCGGCCTGCCGAAGCGCCACGACTCGCTCGACTTCGGCGGCGACTACGCGTTCTGGTATCCGAGCACGCTGCTCGCCGACTGGCACTCCCGCCATGCCCCGACCCACGCCTATCGCTTCGATTTCGCGCCGCGGCTGCTCAAGCTGACGGGCATCGACGCCACCCACGGGGTCGAGCTCTTCACCCTCTTCGACGCGTTCGACCTGCCACTCGTCCGAGCCATGACCGCCCTCGGCGGCCGCGAGGTCTATGCCGCCGCCGGCCAGCGCATGCGCTCTGCCTGGCTGCAGTTCGCCAGCGACGGCTCGCTGCCGTCGCGCTGGCCGGCCTACGACGAGTCGGCCCGGGCGACCCTCATCATCGACGAGCACGACCGCGTCGAGCAGGATCCCCGCCGCGAGCGTCGCCTCGCCTGGAAAGCCTTCCTGCCGATCTTCGAGAACCTCTGGTGA
- a CDS encoding serine hydrolase: protein MTSAQRVLDQFVRNVDAEGLGAYGVHVLIGDDVAEHRWRSDDRENVYSVSKGVCALAAGIAVGDGLIGLDSTVGEFFPSMQLGAGVDGITLRHLLTMTSGIKFQWFGDQPVPGAATAERPASTPDLAQVMLGLPSNGAGTAFLYTDSSPYVAMRMLETVVGDVRDWLIPRLFEPLGIDNPQWHRCPLGSIMGGTGLELRTEELARIGRLLRDRGQWNGQALVDGAWIDQMHEATVATRGTGDSARYGLAVWGGPGDAWRLDGRYGQYVVVDQGRDAVITVTAHEESGEHRLAELAQAAVAEHVG, encoded by the coding sequence ATGACTTCAGCGCAGAGGGTGCTCGACCAGTTCGTTCGCAACGTCGATGCCGAGGGGCTGGGTGCGTACGGCGTGCACGTGCTGATCGGTGACGACGTCGCCGAGCATCGGTGGCGCAGCGACGACCGCGAGAACGTCTACTCGGTGAGCAAAGGCGTGTGTGCGCTCGCGGCGGGGATCGCCGTCGGCGACGGGCTGATCGGGCTCGATTCGACCGTGGGGGAGTTCTTCCCCTCGATGCAGCTCGGTGCCGGCGTGGACGGCATCACCCTGCGGCACCTGCTGACGATGACGAGCGGCATCAAGTTCCAATGGTTCGGCGATCAGCCCGTGCCCGGGGCCGCCACCGCCGAGCGCCCGGCCTCCACCCCCGATCTCGCCCAGGTGATGCTCGGGCTGCCGAGCAACGGGGCGGGCACGGCGTTCCTCTACACCGACTCCAGCCCGTACGTGGCCATGCGCATGCTCGAGACGGTCGTCGGCGACGTCCGCGACTGGCTCATCCCGCGGCTGTTCGAGCCGCTCGGCATCGACAACCCGCAGTGGCACCGATGCCCGCTCGGCTCCATCATGGGCGGCACCGGGCTCGAACTGCGCACCGAAGAGCTCGCCCGCATCGGGCGGCTGCTGCGCGACCGGGGGCAGTGGAATGGGCAGGCGCTCGTCGACGGCGCCTGGATCGACCAGATGCACGAGGCCACCGTCGCCACCCGCGGCACCGGAGACTCCGCGCGCTACGGGCTCGCCGTCTGGGGCGGCCCCGGAGACGCCTGGCGACTCGACGGCCGCTACGGCCAGTACGTCGTCGTCGACCAGGGGCGTGACGCCGTCATCACCGTCACGGCTCACGAAGAGTCGGGCGAGCACCGTCTCGCCGAGCTCGCGCAAGCGGCCGTCGCAGAGCACGTCGGCTGA